A region of the Diceros bicornis minor isolate mBicDic1 chromosome 30, mDicBic1.mat.cur, whole genome shotgun sequence genome:
TAGGGGAAATTTCTGTCCCAGGGAAGGTTTGGGGCTGGGGAAGCTTAGTCTGGTCTAAATGAGAGCCCTTTGGGTTTGCCAGCAGCCCAAGAGTGGTGGGGGTTTCTGCATCCTCCTCACTTCCTGTGGCATATGGGACTCAGCTTGTCCCACAtcccttctgtgtgtgtgtggctggcaGCACCCTGACCCCACGGTGCGGGGTAGGTCTCATTTGAGCTCTGGAACGCAGTCGTCATGGTTCTAATTTTGATGCAGCCCTCAGCCCCTTGAGCTTGGAGGTGCTGCCCCCAGGTGGGAAGAAAAAGCAGTTCTTCCTCATCATTTTGTAATCTCTTGGGGgttcttgttttgggtttttcatatatcttctgacatctttttttatttttccttttttttgttttggtgaagaagatcagccctgagctaacatcctttgccaatcctcctctttttgctgaggaagattggccctgggctaacatctgtgcccattttcctctactttatatgggatgccgccacagcatagcttgacaagctatgcgtcggtgcacgcccgggatccgaaactgcgaaccccaggccgccgaagtggaccgtgcacacttaaccgcttacgccaccgggccggccccctgacatctttttttatatatatttatttattttatattgcagtaacatcggtttataacattgtataaatttcaggtgtacatcattatacttctgtttctgcatagattacatcatggtcattacccaaatactaattacaatccatcaccacacacatgtgcctaatcatccctttcgctcCCCTCCCTTAccccttccgctctggtaaccaccaatccaatctctgtctctctgtggttgttcgttgttgttttcatcttctagTTATGAgtagatcatacggtatttgaccttctccctctgacttatttccctcagcataataccctcgatgtccatccatgttgtcacaaatggctagatttcgttgtttcttatggctgagtagtattccattgcgtatatataccacatcttctttatccattcatcccttgctgggcacttaggttgcttccaagtcttgctaCTGTGAATAACCCTACAATGTacacaggggtgtatgtatctttacacattggtgttttcaagttctttggataaatacccagcagtggaatagctggatcatatggtagttctagtcttaattttttgaggaatctccatactgttttccatagtggctgcaccagtttgcactcccactagcagtgtatgagagttcctttctccccacatcctctccaacacttgttgtttcctgtcttgttaattatagccattccgatgggagtgaggtgatatctcattgtagttttgatttgcatttccctgatagttaatgaagttgaacatcttttcacgtacctgttggccatctgtataccttctttggagaaatgtctgttcaggtcttttgcccattttttaattaggttgttagtttcttttgttgttgagctgtgtgagttctttatatattttggagatttggGGGTTCTTGCTGATTCTACAGGTTGAGGCCGCCTGTGTGGGCCGGGAGTGAGTAACACAGCATGGGGGGTCCAACTCACATGTTTATGAACTGGGATCTTGGCCTGTCTGCGGGGCAGTCCCCCCAGCTGAGGACCACCATCTGGCCCAAGATGGGGCTGGAGCCACTGCCCACTCCCCAGGACACCATGGGACAGGGATAGCCAGAGCATTCACCCACCCCCATTGTCTGATGGCAGATGTGGCAGATGGGTGGGGTGGGCTCAGTGCTCCACAGATTAAGGAGTTTCCACTCTGGAAAATTCCTGCATAAGAACGATGCTGGCAGGTGAGTCAGAGACAGAGactcagggagagacagaaacagagagagccGGTGGGAGATTCTCAGTGAACAGGGACTGGTTgaaggaatgaagaatgaatggTTTCTtggactgagagaggggaggaccCATCATCTACGTGGATAAGCTCTGGCAGCTCGTGCTTGTTTTGTTGATAAACTGGGAGGACATGTCCTGGGAGACGTGTCCAGGCTGCTGGCCAGGGGTCCTGACGTCTGTGGGGCTGGATGGTGGCATGAGGCAGAGGGTCCTGCCTTCAGCAGGGGCCCAGGGTGGCTGAGGatgaggacagagggaggagacAGCTGGGAGGATGCCCAGCTTCCCTATCCTGAGAGGCTGGACTGCCTCTCCAGGCCCCCGCAGGGACAGGATGGGATGGGAGAGGCCTCATAGGGCATCCTCAACGCAGGTCCCAGAGAAAGCTCCTGGGGTGTGTGTCCCAGGAAGAGGCTGAGAGAGGTCTGGGGAGATGGAATGAACTTGGAATGAATTATGAGCGGAATGGAGGGAGATAGGGGTGGACAGCTGGGTCATGGTGGGCTAGGCAGCCCTTGGGAACACCACTGCCCATTGGTGTCTCAACCAATGGGATGGGACCTGGGGGTGAGTTCCTGGGAGTCTGAAAACCCCAGGGTGGGGTGTCCTGGGGGTTCATCATGAGGTGACCCTGGGAGAGTGTATTTGGGGAGGGAGTTGGGGGGTCAGAACACAGGGGAGGGAACTAGGGCATTAGTGGGGTCATCATGGGATGGTCCTGGGGGCCAAAGCCTTCCTGGGAGGATTCCAGGGCTGAGGACTGGGGTCAGGTGGTGCACTGAGAGAGAGACCATGCAGGAGTATTTTCGGGGGGATGCAGAACAAGGGGCTGGGCTGAGAGCAGTGGGGGCCATCCTGGGGGTTTGGGGTTTCAGAACATGGTGTTCTTTGGGTATACGAATGGGGGATGGGTTGTGGGAGCacctggatggaaggaagaagtCAGAGGGAGCAAACTGTGAGGGGAGGGCAGAGTTTGGGGGAAAGGCAACTTGGGGCATGGGCTTTGGACACTGAGGGATCCTTTAGTGGGCCATTATAGGGGAGACCCTGAGGGTCAGAACTTGGATCTTTGTGGTGGATGGGGGTTTTCAGCACTTGTggggagaattttgggggtgctCAGATTATCAGAGTATAGGAGAACTTTGGATAAACAGACAAGAGAAAACCAATGAGGGGGTGGATTTGAGGTGCTTAGAAACCGGGATGTCTTGGGAAGTGGAACTCAGGAGTATGTTTGTGGGGATTAGAAATGGGGTCAGACTATGAGGGTGCACCTAGGGGTTGGAACACTCATGGAAAGATTCTGGGACGGGAGTTGGAGTTCCTGGTGCAGTTCCTTGGGGAGGAACAGGGTATGGGGGTGGGTTGAGGGTCCTTGATGGACATTGCAAGGGGGTGAATTGGGGAGCTTAGTGCCCAGAGGAATCTTGGGGCACTATAtatcaaaagaaatagatgataGAGGGGAGATTAGGGGTTAGAATCTGGGGATGTCTTGGGGGTGGGCTTGGGTGGGGCCCCAACCTGAGAGTGCCCTGGGGGACACAGATCATGGAGACAGGCTTGACAGAGTGAGGACATGGTGGTGTGTTGGGCCTTGATCCTGGGGGAGGTGGGTTTAGGGAATCAGAACTGGGGTCTCTCCTGGGATGGACCATGGGAGGTGAGTTAGGACAGGGCAGAACAAAGGAAGTCTTTGGAGGCAGATCTCGGTGGGGTGGGTGTGTGGGGTCAGAGCAAGGCGAGTCTGGGTGGGTCCAGGAGTGGACGAGGCCGGGCcctgagggaagggaggacagagcCGGCTGGGTAGCGGAAGCTTTACTGCCCACaacactccccacccctgccccgcgTCAGTAGCACTTTCGGTACACGATGTGGGGGCCCTGCTCCTCGTACTCCTCCCGCAGGACCCAGCAGGACTGGAAGGCGCGCAGCGAGGCCAGGACGGAGCCCCCGATCCACACCGAGAGGCTCCTGCTGGGCCGGGCCGTCACCACCCGCGCGGGCCTCGGAGGGCAGACCGCGCAGCAGCTCCGCGCGGAAGCGGCCCTCGAACCCCGCGAAGAGCGAGGAGCCCCCGCAGAGCAGCACGTTCTGGGCCACGTCCGCCCGCACCTCCAGGGGCACCTTGAGAAGACTCCGTGTGGCCATGGTGGGGAGGCCCACGGGCGACAGCCCTGGGATCGCGGGCGGGCTGAAGAGCAGCTCCGGGCACTGGAACAGCTCCTTGCCCAGCGTGACCGTCCGCCCGTCCGGCAGCTCCAGGCTCTGCCGGTCTTCCTGCTCGGGCCGGGCCTGCTCCTGGAGCAGGTCGGCCGCCACGTAGCAGTAGCGATGCTTAATGTCCTCCACGGTGTCCAGGTCCTGCTGGCCCAGCTGCACGCCGGAGCCGAGCAGCATCTCCGCCAGGAAGGCCGTCAGGTGGGTGCCCGCCAGGTCCAGGCGCTCCGTGGCGTGGGGCAGCTTGTAGCCCTGGAAGACCGGCACCGTGGAGGTGACCCCGTGGCCCGTGTCCACCACCAGCCCGCTGACCCGCCCGTGCGCGTAGACAGACAGCACGGACTGGGAAGCCACGTACATGGCGGGGGAGCGCAGCGACTCGAAGGCCACCTCCACCAGCTTCTCGCGGTTGGTGGTGGGGCTGAAGGGCGGGTCTGAGAAGAGCAGCGGG
Encoded here:
- the LOC131394634 gene encoding LOW QUALITY PROTEIN: actin-like protein 9 (The sequence of the model RefSeq protein was modified relative to this genomic sequence to represent the inferred CDS: deleted 1 base in 1 codon); this translates as MDANHSTPLEPQSSPEAPKPGLTPCSTPGNKTLQQDPPSTVGDRLPPKTGAVVIDMGTGTCKVGFAGQARPTYTVATIVGCQPQKPAPTGQLALETFIGEAARARPELTLVQPVRSGIVVDWSAAELIWRHLLEHDLCVATQDHPLLFSDPPFSPTTNREKLVEVAFESLRSPAMYVASQSVLSVYAHGRVSGLVVDTGHGVTSTVPVFQGYKLPHATERLDLAGTHLTAFLAEMLLGSGVQLGQQDLDTVEDIKHRYCYVAADLLQEQARPEQEDRQSLELPDGRTVTLGKELFQCPELLFSPPAIPGLSPVGLPTMATRSLLKVPLEVRADVAQNVLLCGGSSLFAGFEGRFRAELLRGLPSEARAVVTARPSRSLSVWIGGSVLASLRAFQSCWVLREEYEEQGPHIVYRKCY